One Pseudomonas muyukensis DNA segment encodes these proteins:
- a CDS encoding PIG-L family deacetylase gives MSRKQQLLKRHRRNKRIGLLAALAALLLLALFSWWWLPLLLLPLLWVAHEAWFADHLFYAPTDDYAYRFAQTDEVPGVSLAAGRLVVPGLQVQGDETLVLQVGLRCGWLGRLLDPGVRVSCAEGDDLQVFERGVRGLRYLNLSGMGPALAEGRLTLAGRYCRLVGQPRLWLFRQADPRRQRVMVIAPHADDAELAAYGLYRQADEAWIVTLTAGEIEAEHYQRMGLERAEAARLKGRLRAWDSLAVPLWAGVPQARCAQLGYFCLQLPAMRAAPDQPVGSREAELSDTRPFRQLNSLALPGDDGVPSWNNLLADLRALLLKARPEVVVMPHPALDPHPDHVCAEQAVREALQGLEWQPTLLLGYANHLHDNDRWPMGDSGAGVALPPVMDDQALGRPCCLSLDTALQYDKAMALGMMHDLQPRPPFKRRLRRLIQRCLAGRRPSPFGENEFFRKAVRRHELFWILK, from the coding sequence ATGAGTCGCAAGCAGCAACTGCTCAAGCGCCACCGGCGCAACAAGCGTATCGGCCTGCTGGCGGCGTTGGCCGCTCTGCTGTTGCTGGCGCTGTTCAGCTGGTGGTGGCTGCCGTTGCTGTTGCTGCCGCTGCTGTGGGTGGCGCACGAGGCCTGGTTCGCCGACCACCTGTTCTATGCGCCGACCGACGACTACGCCTATCGCTTCGCGCAAACCGACGAGGTGCCTGGGGTCAGCCTTGCAGCGGGGCGCCTGGTTGTCCCGGGGCTGCAAGTGCAGGGTGATGAAACCCTGGTGCTGCAGGTGGGCCTGCGCTGTGGCTGGCTGGGGCGCTTGCTCGATCCCGGCGTGCGCGTGTCCTGCGCCGAAGGTGACGACCTGCAGGTCTTCGAGCGCGGTGTGCGCGGCCTGCGCTATCTCAATCTCAGCGGCATGGGCCCGGCGTTGGCCGAAGGGCGCCTGACCCTGGCCGGTCGCTATTGCCGACTGGTCGGGCAGCCTCGGCTGTGGCTGTTCCGCCAGGCCGATCCTCGTCGCCAGCGGGTCATGGTCATCGCGCCACATGCCGACGACGCCGAGTTGGCGGCCTATGGCCTGTATCGCCAGGCCGACGAAGCCTGGATCGTTACGCTGACCGCGGGTGAAATCGAGGCCGAGCATTACCAGCGGATGGGCCTGGAGCGCGCCGAGGCCGCGCGTCTGAAAGGGCGTCTGCGGGCTTGGGACAGCTTGGCGGTGCCGCTCTGGGCGGGTGTGCCGCAGGCGCGGTGTGCGCAATTGGGTTATTTCTGTCTGCAACTGCCAGCCATGCGCGCGGCGCCGGATCAGCCGGTGGGATCGCGCGAGGCCGAACTGAGCGACACGCGACCGTTCCGCCAGCTCAACAGCCTGGCCCTGCCGGGCGACGATGGCGTGCCGAGCTGGAACAACCTGCTGGCCGACCTGCGCGCGCTGTTGCTCAAGGCGCGCCCTGAGGTGGTGGTCATGCCGCATCCGGCCCTTGACCCGCACCCTGACCATGTCTGCGCCGAGCAGGCGGTGCGCGAGGCCTTGCAGGGGCTTGAGTGGCAGCCGACGCTATTGCTCGGCTACGCCAATCACCTGCACGATAACGACCGCTGGCCGATGGGCGACAGTGGCGCAGGGGTGGCGTTGCCACCGGTGATGGACGACCAGGCGCTGGGGAGGCCCTGCTGTCTGTCACTTGACACTGCGCTGCAATACGACAAGGCCATGGCGCTGGGTATGATGCATGACCTGCAGCCGCGGCCGCCGTTCAAGCGCCGCCTGCGCCGGCTGATCCAGCGCTGCCTGGCGGGGCGTCGCCCTTCACCGTTCGGTGAGAACGAGTTCTTCCGCAAGGCGGTGCGCCGCCACGAGCTGTTCTGGATACTCAAGTAG
- a CDS encoding DUF6625 family protein, translated as MNLPTPRVLFVIPYFGQWPFWMPFFLESCRRNADIDWLLFSDCGMPADVPANVRIEAISYGEYCQLVSERLGIDFAPQQPYKLCDIKPALGYIHADRLEGYDFWAFGDIDLVYGDLRAYFTNERLARFDFFSTHERRVAGHLCLMRNTPCKRALFMGMKGWRTRFTDQEHHALDEGAFSRLFLRRKNLPKPLFKLFGQLNPLRRRSDFTEAYSTPDGCIAWHDGSNVFPKTWYWREGRLSNDLDGERAFPYFHFVCWKRNEWSKLAIPDPQQVRDMAASSNWVINDRGFHQENV; from the coding sequence GTGAACCTACCGACTCCACGCGTCCTGTTCGTCATCCCGTATTTCGGGCAATGGCCGTTCTGGATGCCGTTCTTCCTCGAAAGTTGCCGGCGCAATGCGGATATCGACTGGCTGTTGTTCAGCGACTGCGGCATGCCGGCGGATGTGCCCGCCAACGTGCGCATCGAGGCGATCAGCTATGGCGAATACTGCCAGCTGGTGTCCGAGCGCCTGGGTATCGACTTTGCCCCGCAGCAGCCGTACAAGCTGTGCGACATCAAGCCGGCGCTGGGCTATATCCACGCGGACCGCCTGGAAGGCTACGACTTCTGGGCATTCGGCGATATCGACCTGGTGTATGGCGATCTGCGCGCGTATTTCACCAACGAGCGCCTGGCGCGTTTCGACTTTTTCTCCACCCATGAGCGGCGCGTGGCCGGGCATCTGTGCCTGATGCGCAACACGCCCTGCAAGCGTGCCTTGTTCATGGGCATGAAGGGCTGGCGCACACGCTTCACCGACCAGGAGCACCACGCGCTCGACGAAGGGGCGTTCAGTCGCTTGTTCCTGCGCCGCAAGAACCTGCCCAAGCCGTTGTTCAAGCTGTTCGGCCAGCTGAACCCGTTGCGTCGGCGCAGTGATTTCACCGAGGCCTACAGCACGCCGGATGGCTGCATCGCCTGGCATGACGGCAGCAACGTGTTCCCCAAGACCTGGTACTGGCGCGAGGGGCGCCTGAGCAACGATCTGGATGGCGAGCGCGCTTTCCCTTACTTCCACTTCGTGTGCTGGAAGCGCAACGAATGGTCGAAGCTGGCCATACCCGACCCGCAGCAGGTGCGTGACATGGCAGCCTCGTCGAACTGGGTCATCAATGACCGCGGTTTTCATCAGGAAAACGTATGA
- a CDS encoding glycosyltransferase, with translation MKQRYKVLQLQPDYNIKQHDFADLAEQIFKALPAERFETTMAFLKGKPAPGQPVSRAERSVYFEFSDKALKGMRLKALWQLFQFCRREKFDVVICNRFKPVNMLLQLNRWLKIPLCIGISHGFGEYDRFYRRRQTQRLISRNWQFVGVSPAVKQYLLDCKCGFTDANTHGITNAIDIEQAEALQLDRAEARQRLGLAQDARLIGALGRLVPVKGHTYLLQAFAALKDKYPDAQLAIIGAGREQARLQADIERLGLGGRAHLLGFQENALQYVRAFDVWTMPSLAEGLGLALLEGMSGHLPVIATDVPAMLPLIQGAGGLAVKPADVASLTAALDAYLALDDQALRAKGEQAYQYLNHHHDIEVFRQKYLKLIESGLSAAKESK, from the coding sequence ATGAAGCAGCGTTACAAGGTCTTGCAGTTGCAGCCGGACTACAACATCAAGCAGCATGATTTTGCCGACCTGGCCGAGCAGATCTTCAAGGCGCTGCCGGCCGAGCGCTTCGAGACCACGATGGCCTTCCTCAAGGGCAAGCCGGCCCCGGGCCAGCCGGTCAGCCGTGCCGAGCGCTCGGTGTATTTCGAGTTCTCCGACAAGGCGCTCAAAGGCATGCGCCTGAAAGCCCTGTGGCAGTTGTTCCAGTTCTGCCGTCGGGAGAAGTTCGATGTGGTCATCTGCAACCGCTTCAAGCCAGTGAACATGCTGCTGCAGCTCAATCGCTGGTTGAAGATCCCGTTGTGCATCGGGATCTCCCATGGTTTCGGTGAGTACGACCGCTTCTACCGCCGGCGGCAGACCCAGCGCCTGATCAGCCGGAACTGGCAGTTCGTCGGCGTCTCGCCCGCAGTCAAGCAGTACCTGCTTGACTGCAAGTGTGGCTTTACCGATGCCAATACCCACGGCATCACCAATGCCATCGATATCGAGCAGGCCGAAGCCCTGCAGCTTGACCGTGCCGAGGCTCGGCAGCGGCTCGGCCTGGCGCAGGATGCCCGCCTGATTGGCGCGCTCGGGCGCCTGGTGCCGGTCAAGGGACATACCTATCTGCTGCAGGCGTTCGCCGCACTCAAGGACAAGTACCCTGACGCGCAATTGGCCATTATCGGTGCCGGGCGCGAGCAGGCACGCCTGCAGGCAGACATCGAGCGCTTGGGCCTGGGCGGGCGCGCGCACTTGCTGGGGTTCCAGGAGAATGCCTTGCAGTATGTCCGGGCGTTCGATGTGTGGACCATGCCGTCGTTGGCCGAAGGGCTCGGCCTGGCGCTGCTCGAGGGCATGAGTGGCCACCTGCCAGTGATCGCCACCGACGTGCCGGCCATGCTGCCGTTGATCCAGGGTGCCGGCGGCCTGGCGGTGAAACCCGCCGACGTGGCCAGCCTGACCGCGGCCTTGGATGCTTACCTGGCACTCGACGATCAGGCCCTGCGCGCCAAGGGTGAGCAGGCTTATCAGTATCTCAACCACCACCACGACATCGAAGTGTTCCGTCAGAAGTATCTGAAGTTGATCGAGTCGGGCTTGTCCGCTGCAAAGGAGTCGAAATGA
- a CDS encoding glycosyltransferase, translated as MTAYQPLVTVIIASYNHGPYIEESILSVLNQTYPNIELLVVDDGSPDDSVERIQRLQEKHGFDFRVQKNMGLTHTLNSAVARAKGELIAPFGSDDIMMPDRIAIQVEYMADKPEVGICAGNIELIDSQGTLFPEERQRRNVPFRRMDFDDMFLERKPYPPAPTLLFRREALEKVGGFDPNIRLEDLLIELKVTRAGYFIDGLSVVMARYRKHATNSYKNHRFMIDNIMRTYALFRDHPCYEEVKYKALNSMFLKTSNRDRALARELLAQIPLRQFTRKTWRGLGRLYFSPLERG; from the coding sequence ATGACTGCGTACCAACCCCTGGTGACGGTGATCATCGCATCGTACAACCACGGGCCCTACATTGAGGAAAGCATCCTCAGTGTGCTCAATCAGACCTACCCGAACATCGAGTTGCTGGTCGTGGATGATGGCTCGCCCGACGACAGTGTGGAGCGCATCCAGCGTCTGCAGGAAAAACACGGTTTCGATTTTCGCGTGCAGAAGAACATGGGGCTCACCCACACGCTCAATAGCGCGGTGGCTCGGGCCAAGGGCGAGCTGATCGCGCCATTCGGTTCCGATGACATCATGATGCCCGACCGCATCGCGATTCAGGTCGAGTACATGGCCGACAAGCCGGAAGTGGGCATCTGCGCAGGCAACATCGAGCTGATCGATTCGCAGGGCACGCTGTTCCCCGAAGAGCGCCAGCGCCGCAACGTACCGTTCCGGCGCATGGACTTCGACGACATGTTCCTCGAGCGCAAGCCTTATCCGCCGGCACCGACCTTGCTGTTCCGTCGTGAAGCGCTGGAGAAGGTCGGTGGCTTCGACCCGAACATCCGTCTCGAGGACTTGCTCATCGAGCTGAAGGTCACCCGCGCCGGGTACTTCATCGACGGCCTGAGTGTAGTGATGGCGCGTTATCGCAAGCACGCGACCAACTCCTACAAGAACCACCGCTTCATGATCGACAACATCATGCGCACCTACGCCTTGTTCCGCGACCACCCCTGCTATGAAGAGGTGAAGTACAAGGCGCTGAACTCGATGTTCCTGAAGACCAGCAACCGTGATCGGGCGCTGGCTCGCGAACTGCTCGCGCAGATCCCGCTGCGCCAGTTCACCCGCAAGACCTGGCGGGGGCTGGGCCGCCTGTACTTCAGCCCGCTGGAGCGTGGCTGA
- a CDS encoding bifunctional O-antigen ligase/aminoglycoside phosphotransferase family protein: protein MHLSCVKTGANRLFDTISLWLLPAGLFFLLSALFLFPERSVQHKLYYALFSIPTLLALCLRPGEFKPLLREPLVQLFVLFAAIAIVSLGWSASDEGTSSLIKRPLHIFMLFAGMTLLVRHRLEALPPLLLASALVALFGTLPALVDFFQHPPTDQRLIGGGALDNPLLSSHLFGFFSIYWLVLCMTSRDLRVLAISGCALAVMGVLILATGSRTPLLAMTLAAIWLACLRRDGRAKLLLAGLVLAAVATVLLFGQMILERGSSLRFEIWRMALELISQRPLLGHGYGTPLTLDTSAGYTLSEPHNFALGVLYDVGLLGLLPWLGLLGYGLYSGWRNRANPLFVLASTLLMYGIAAGLTEGGGIMSRPKEHWFLLWIPLALLGALNIARRTGMLPQQVMQALAPEAARQLMANAHVIEEDGLGPKVLRLADGSFLKLFRRRRWLTSGSFNPYATRFANNSQQLVTLGFVAPRILGLYRLADDSTAVHYQPLPGHTLRQALEQAPSVEARQALTLRFGRYLAQLHEQGVYFRSLHLGNVLINEGELALIDVADMRILPSPLSLELRQRNLRHMQRYQQDRGWLFEAHVAQLLEGYADQASAPAVARLERHIQANRA from the coding sequence ATGCATCTGAGTTGCGTCAAGACCGGGGCCAACCGCCTCTTCGATACGATCAGCCTGTGGCTGCTACCGGCCGGGTTGTTCTTCCTGCTCAGCGCGCTGTTCCTGTTCCCCGAACGTAGCGTGCAGCACAAGCTCTATTACGCGCTGTTCAGCATTCCGACGCTGCTCGCCCTGTGCCTGCGCCCAGGCGAGTTCAAGCCTTTGCTGCGCGAGCCACTGGTACAGCTGTTCGTGCTGTTCGCCGCGATTGCCATCGTCAGCCTGGGCTGGAGCGCCAGCGATGAGGGCACGTCCAGCCTGATCAAGCGCCCGCTGCATATCTTCATGCTGTTCGCCGGCATGACCTTGCTCGTGCGCCACCGCCTGGAAGCCTTGCCACCGCTGCTACTGGCCAGTGCCCTGGTGGCGCTGTTCGGCACCCTGCCGGCGCTGGTCGATTTTTTCCAGCACCCGCCGACTGATCAGCGCCTGATCGGGGGTGGCGCACTGGACAATCCGCTGCTGAGCTCGCATCTGTTTGGCTTCTTCAGCATCTATTGGCTTGTGCTGTGCATGACCAGCCGCGACCTGCGGGTACTGGCGATCAGTGGCTGCGCCCTGGCGGTGATGGGCGTGCTGATCCTTGCCACAGGTTCACGCACACCGCTGCTGGCCATGACCCTGGCCGCAATCTGGCTGGCCTGCCTGCGCCGCGACGGCCGCGCCAAACTATTGCTGGCCGGCCTGGTGCTGGCTGCGGTCGCGACGGTGCTGCTTTTCGGGCAGATGATTCTGGAGCGAGGCTCTTCGTTGCGCTTTGAAATCTGGCGCATGGCACTCGAGCTGATCAGCCAGCGCCCACTGCTGGGGCATGGCTATGGCACGCCGCTGACGCTGGATACAAGCGCCGGTTACACCCTGAGCGAACCCCATAACTTTGCCCTTGGCGTGCTCTATGACGTTGGCCTGCTCGGCCTGCTGCCCTGGCTGGGCTTGCTGGGGTACGGCCTGTACAGCGGCTGGCGCAATCGCGCCAACCCCCTGTTCGTGCTGGCCTCCACCTTGCTGATGTACGGCATCGCCGCCGGCCTGACCGAAGGCGGCGGTATCATGTCCCGGCCCAAGGAGCACTGGTTCCTGCTGTGGATCCCCCTCGCGCTGCTTGGCGCCTTGAACATCGCCCGGCGCACAGGAATGCTGCCCCAACAGGTGATGCAGGCCCTGGCCCCAGAGGCTGCCCGCCAACTCATGGCCAACGCCCACGTCATCGAGGAAGACGGCCTGGGGCCGAAGGTCCTGCGCCTGGCTGATGGCAGCTTCCTCAAGCTGTTCCGTCGTCGCCGCTGGCTTACCTCCGGCAGCTTCAACCCTTATGCCACGCGCTTTGCCAACAATAGCCAGCAACTGGTCACCCTGGGCTTCGTGGCGCCGCGTATCCTCGGACTGTACCGCCTTGCCGACGACAGCACCGCCGTGCACTACCAGCCGCTGCCGGGGCACACCCTGCGCCAGGCCCTGGAACAGGCGCCCAGCGTGGAGGCGCGCCAGGCGCTGACCCTGCGCTTTGGCCGCTACCTGGCGCAGCTGCACGAGCAAGGCGTGTACTTCCGCTCGCTGCACCTGGGCAATGTACTGATCAATGAAGGTGAACTGGCGCTGATCGACGTGGCCGACATGCGCATCCTGCCGTCCCCTCTGTCACTGGAACTGCGCCAGCGCAACCTGCGCCACATGCAGCGCTACCAGCAGGACCGTGGCTGGCTGTTCGAGGCCCATGTCGCACAGTTGCTGGAAGGTTATGCCGACCAGGCCAGTGCCCCGGCCGTGGCACGCCTCGAGCGGCATATCCAGGCGAACAGGGCCTGA
- the msbA gene encoding lipid A export permease/ATP-binding protein MsbA: protein MTETSGSSSPSSLKIYFRLLGYVRPYIGLFLLSIVGFLIFASTQPMLGYILKYFVDGLSNPEASLFPNVPYLRDLQLLHTVPVLIILIAAWQGLGSYLGNYFLAKVSLGLVHDLRVQLFNNLLTLPNRYFDQNNSGHLISRITFNVTMVTGAATDAIKVVIREGMTVVFLFGSLLLMNWRLTLVMVAILPLIAFMVGRASKKFRKQSKKIQVAMGDVTHVASETIQGYRVVRSFGGEVYERERFLKASQSNTDKQLRMTRTGAIYTPLLQLVIYMAMAILMFLVLYLRGDSSAGDMVAYITLAGLLPKPIRQLSEVSSTIQKGVAGAESIFEQLDEPQEVDKGTVERDALSGRLEVRNLSFTYPGTERQVLSDIDFTVEPGQMVALVGRSGSGKSTLASLIPRFYHHSKGEILLDGVEVEDFKLLNLRRHIAQVTQHVTLFSDTIANNIAYGDLAGAPREAIEAAAEAAYAKDFVEQLPHGFDTQVGENGVLLSGGQRQRLAIARALLKDAPLLILDEATSALDTESERHIQAALDHVMKGRTTLVIAHRLSTIEKADMILVMDQGRIVERGNHATLMAQNGYYARLHAMGLDEPDTADVT from the coding sequence ATGACCGAAACCAGCGGCTCCTCGAGCCCTTCGAGCCTGAAGATCTACTTCCGCCTGCTCGGCTACGTGCGGCCTTACATCGGCCTGTTCCTGCTGAGTATCGTGGGCTTTCTGATCTTCGCATCGACCCAGCCGATGCTGGGCTACATCCTCAAGTATTTCGTCGACGGGTTGTCCAACCCCGAGGCCAGCCTGTTCCCGAACGTGCCCTACCTGCGCGACCTGCAACTGCTGCACACGGTACCGGTGCTGATCATCCTGATCGCCGCCTGGCAGGGGCTGGGCTCCTACCTGGGCAACTATTTCCTGGCCAAGGTCTCGTTGGGGTTGGTCCATGACCTGCGCGTGCAGTTGTTCAACAACCTGCTGACCTTGCCCAATCGCTACTTCGACCAGAACAACTCCGGGCACCTGATCTCGCGGATCACCTTCAACGTGACCATGGTCACCGGCGCGGCCACCGATGCCATCAAGGTGGTCATACGCGAGGGCATGACCGTGGTGTTCCTGTTCGGCTCGCTGCTGCTGATGAACTGGCGCCTGACCTTGGTGATGGTGGCCATCCTGCCGTTGATCGCCTTCATGGTCGGTCGCGCCAGCAAGAAATTCCGCAAGCAGAGCAAGAAGATCCAGGTGGCCATGGGCGATGTCACCCACGTCGCCTCGGAAACCATCCAGGGCTACCGCGTGGTGCGCAGCTTCGGCGGCGAGGTCTACGAGCGCGAGCGCTTCCTCAAGGCCAGCCAGAGCAACACCGACAAGCAACTGCGCATGACCCGCACCGGCGCCATCTACACGCCGCTGTTGCAACTGGTCATCTACATGGCCATGGCTATCCTGATGTTCCTGGTGTTGTACCTGCGTGGTGATTCCTCCGCAGGCGACATGGTGGCCTACATCACCCTGGCCGGCTTGCTGCCCAAGCCTATTCGCCAGTTGTCCGAGGTCAGCTCGACCATCCAGAAGGGCGTCGCCGGTGCCGAGAGCATCTTCGAGCAGCTGGACGAGCCGCAGGAAGTGGACAAGGGGACCGTGGAGCGTGATGCGCTGAGCGGCCGTCTCGAGGTGCGCAACCTCAGCTTCACCTACCCGGGCACTGAGCGCCAGGTGCTCAGCGATATCGACTTCACGGTCGAACCGGGGCAGATGGTGGCACTGGTCGGGCGCTCTGGCAGCGGCAAGTCGACCCTGGCCAGCCTGATTCCGCGCTTCTACCACCACAGCAAGGGCGAGATTCTGCTCGATGGCGTCGAGGTGGAGGATTTCAAGCTGCTCAACCTGCGCCGGCACATTGCCCAGGTGACCCAGCATGTGACGCTGTTCAGCGACACGATTGCTAACAATATCGCCTACGGCGACCTTGCCGGAGCCCCCCGCGAAGCGATCGAAGCCGCGGCCGAGGCGGCTTACGCCAAGGATTTCGTCGAGCAACTGCCGCACGGTTTCGACACCCAGGTCGGGGAGAACGGCGTGCTGCTGTCCGGTGGCCAGCGCCAGCGCCTGGCAATTGCCCGGGCGCTGCTCAAGGATGCGCCGCTGCTGATCCTCGACGAGGCCACCTCGGCCCTGGATACTGAGTCCGAACGGCATATCCAGGCGGCTCTCGACCATGTCATGAAGGGCCGTACCACCCTGGTCATCGCCCACCGCCTGTCGACCATCGAGAAGGCTGACATGATCCTGGTCATGGATCAGGGGCGCATCGTCGAACGCGGCAACCATGCCACGCTGATGGCCCAGAACGGCTACTACGCCCGTCTGCACGCCATGGGCCTGGACGAGCCCGACACCGCCGACGTGACCTGA
- the hldE gene encoding bifunctional D-glycero-beta-D-manno-heptose-7-phosphate kinase/D-glycero-beta-D-manno-heptose 1-phosphate adenylyltransferase HldE — translation MKLSMPRFDQAPVLVVGDVMLDRYWHGGTSRISPEAPVPVVKVDQIEDRPGGAANVALNIAALGAPAALVGVTGQDEAADSLANSLQAAGVRSIFQRIAHQPTIVKLRVMSRHQQLLRIDFEEPFATDPLSLGAEVDGLLEGVKVLVLSDYGKGALKNHQALIQAARAKGIPVLADPKGKDFSIYRGASLITPNLSEFETIVGRCADEAELVGKGLKLLEELDLGALLVTRGEHGMTLLRTGHPALHLPARAREVFDVTGAGDTVISTLAAAIAAGEDLPHAVALANLAAGIVVGKLGTAAISAPELRRAIQREEGSERGVLGLEQLLLAIDDARAHNEKIVFTNGCFDILHAGHVTYLEQARAQGDRLIVAINDDASVSRLKGPGRPINSVDRRMAVLAGLGAVDWVISFPEDTPENLLRQVKPDVLVKGGDYGIDQVVGADIVKAYGGTVKVLGLVENSSTTAIVEKIRKH, via the coding sequence ATGAAGTTGTCCATGCCGCGTTTCGATCAAGCCCCCGTATTGGTGGTCGGCGATGTCATGCTCGACCGCTACTGGCATGGCGGTACTTCACGTATTTCGCCTGAAGCGCCGGTGCCGGTGGTCAAGGTCGATCAGATCGAGGACCGCCCCGGCGGTGCGGCCAACGTTGCCTTGAACATCGCCGCCCTCGGCGCCCCGGCGGCGCTGGTTGGCGTCACTGGCCAGGACGAGGCTGCCGACAGCCTTGCCAACAGCCTGCAAGCCGCCGGCGTGCGCTCGATCTTCCAGCGCATCGCCCACCAACCGACCATCGTCAAGCTGCGGGTGATGAGCCGTCACCAGCAACTGCTGCGCATCGACTTCGAAGAGCCCTTCGCCACCGACCCACTGTCGCTGGGCGCCGAGGTCGACGGCCTGCTCGAAGGCGTCAAGGTGCTGGTGCTGTCCGACTACGGCAAGGGGGCGCTGAAGAACCACCAGGCGCTGATCCAGGCCGCTCGTGCCAAGGGCATCCCGGTGCTGGCCGACCCCAAGGGCAAGGACTTCTCGATCTACCGCGGCGCCAGCCTGATCACCCCGAACCTCAGCGAGTTCGAGACCATTGTCGGTCGTTGCGCCGATGAGGCCGAGTTGGTCGGCAAAGGCCTGAAGCTGCTCGAGGAACTGGACCTGGGTGCCTTGCTGGTGACCCGTGGCGAGCACGGCATGACCCTGCTGCGCACCGGCCATCCGGCCCTGCACCTGCCGGCCCGGGCCCGCGAGGTGTTCGATGTCACCGGTGCCGGTGACACCGTGATTTCCACCCTCGCCGCCGCCATCGCCGCCGGCGAGGACCTGCCCCACGCGGTGGCCCTGGCCAACCTGGCCGCTGGCATCGTGGTTGGCAAGCTGGGTACCGCGGCCATCAGCGCGCCCGAGCTGCGCCGGGCGATCCAGCGCGAGGAAGGTTCCGAGCGCGGCGTGCTGGGCCTGGAGCAGTTGTTGCTGGCCATTGACGATGCCCGCGCGCACAACGAGAAGATTGTCTTCACCAATGGCTGTTTCGACATTCTTCATGCTGGCCATGTCACCTATCTGGAACAGGCTCGCGCCCAGGGTGATCGCCTGATCGTCGCGATCAACGACGATGCCTCGGTCAGCCGCTTGAAAGGCCCAGGCCGGCCGATCAACAGCGTCGACCGGCGCATGGCGGTGCTGGCTGGTCTGGGCGCGGTGGACTGGGTGATCAGCTTCCCCGAGGACACCCCGGAGAACCTGTTGCGCCAGGTGAAACCTGATGTGCTGGTCAAGGGCGGCGACTACGGCATTGACCAGGTGGTTGGTGCCGATATCGTCAAGGCCTATGGCGGCACGGTGAAGGTGCTGGGCTTGGTGGAAAACAGCTCGACCACGGCGATCGTCGAGAAGATCCGCAAGCACTGA